A genome region from Chryseobacterium sp. G0186 includes the following:
- a CDS encoding lysophospholipid acyltransferase family protein: MTKILNYLWRFWLLLLAFVLTTTIGLPVYILSFNKKHYKYAYKLIRCWCFGMFYGMGFRYDLIKLSEQETDKNKEYVFISNHTSIMDIMLTCILSPHHPICFVGKKELVKIPIFGTIYKRICVMVDRSSARSRADVYRRCAEKMEEGNSIAIFPEGGVADDTSIILDDFKDGAFILSSKHNSPIAMHTFIGLKEMFPFENSQGYPGRVKVYFNGILEPTDTPKDLKEEAYQVIKKTLIEHSI; the protein is encoded by the coding sequence GTGACAAAAATTTTAAATTATCTCTGGCGATTTTGGCTGCTATTGTTAGCATTTGTTTTAACAACCACTATTGGGCTCCCTGTCTATATTTTATCTTTTAATAAAAAGCATTATAAATATGCGTATAAACTTATCCGATGCTGGTGTTTCGGAATGTTTTACGGTATGGGTTTCAGGTATGATCTCATCAAGCTTTCTGAGCAGGAAACTGATAAAAACAAAGAGTATGTTTTCATTTCAAACCATACTTCGATCATGGATATTATGCTTACCTGCATTCTTTCCCCCCACCACCCAATTTGCTTTGTAGGCAAAAAGGAGCTTGTAAAGATTCCCATCTTTGGAACGATCTATAAAAGAATATGTGTAATGGTGGACAGATCCAGTGCAAGAAGCAGGGCCGATGTCTACCGAAGATGTGCCGAAAAAATGGAAGAAGGGAACAGTATTGCTATTTTCCCTGAAGGAGGGGTAGCTGATGACACTTCCATTATTCTGGATGATTTTAAGGATGGAGCATTTATACTTTCCTCAAAACATAACTCTCCTATCGCCATGCACACTTTTATAGGGCTTAAGGAAATGTTTCCTTTTGAAAACTCCCAAGGATACCCTGGAAGAGTAAAGGTCTATTTCAATGGAATTCTGGAACCTACAGACACTCCAAAAGACTTAAAAGAAGAAGCTTATCAGGTAATTAAAAAAACCTTGATTGAGCATTCCATTTAA
- a CDS encoding MFS transporter, producing the protein MSKTNQPTNYPALYTLVLVFFFWGFIAAGNSIFIPFCKNYFSLDQFQSQLIDFAFYTAYFLGALLLFISSTIKGIDIIGKWGYKKSIVYGLLLSALGAAIMIIAVKSNVYYGMLIGLFVVALGFSIQQTAANPFAVLLGDPKTGASRQNLAGGINSFGTSIGPIIVGLALFGTTATVDDDQIKHLALDKVILLYTAVGALFFIAAGVFYFSKKLPDGISTEPMEKAGKARKTLIAMTALVILFFIPVFSSYNSEEAKNIEILGNEITVLDKSLEKETDAVKLAEIKQHITDKKSEMETIKHPLEKKRMVYLGGALLAVIICLVFANSSAKKNAEGWGAMKYPQLVLGMIAILAYVGVEVAIGSNLGELLSLPEFGGHQSSDLAPYISMYWGSLMIGRWTGAIAVFNLNKQQQTIATIIVPFIAFSVIIGINTIAQKDMSHLYFYAICVAIQVILFLISKNKPAVTLIIFGLFGTAAMITGLLTTGNVAIYAFLSGGLACSIMWPSIFTLAITGLGKYTAQGSAFLVMMILGGGIIPPLQGKLSDIIGIHSSYVIPVLCFVYITLFAYLAKKSLFRQGINVDVLESEGAH; encoded by the coding sequence ATGTCAAAAACCAACCAGCCGACTAATTACCCGGCATTGTACACACTTGTACTTGTATTTTTTTTCTGGGGTTTTATTGCTGCCGGCAATAGTATTTTCATCCCTTTCTGTAAAAACTATTTTTCTCTGGATCAATTTCAGTCTCAGTTAATAGATTTTGCTTTTTATACCGCTTATTTTCTTGGAGCGCTATTGCTCTTCATATCCAGCACCATAAAAGGTATTGATATTATCGGTAAATGGGGATATAAAAAGAGTATTGTCTATGGACTTTTACTCTCCGCCCTAGGAGCCGCAATCATGATCATTGCCGTTAAAAGTAATGTATATTATGGGATGCTTATCGGTTTATTTGTGGTAGCACTGGGCTTTTCAATCCAGCAAACCGCAGCCAATCCTTTTGCAGTCCTGTTAGGAGATCCTAAGACCGGAGCAAGCCGACAGAATCTTGCGGGAGGAATTAACTCATTTGGTACATCTATCGGACCTATTATCGTTGGATTGGCTCTCTTTGGAACTACTGCCACAGTAGATGATGATCAAATCAAACATTTGGCTCTTGATAAAGTAATCTTGCTTTATACTGCTGTAGGGGCATTATTCTTTATTGCTGCAGGAGTTTTTTATTTTTCCAAGAAACTTCCTGACGGTATCTCTACTGAACCTATGGAAAAAGCCGGTAAGGCAAGAAAAACATTGATTGCAATGACTGCTCTTGTTATTCTTTTCTTTATTCCTGTATTCAGCAGCTATAATTCTGAGGAAGCTAAAAATATTGAAATTTTAGGAAATGAAATAACAGTATTGGACAAAAGCCTTGAGAAGGAAACTGATGCTGTAAAATTAGCAGAAATTAAACAACATATTACAGATAAAAAATCAGAGATGGAAACCATTAAGCATCCATTGGAGAAAAAAAGAATGGTGTACCTTGGAGGTGCTTTGCTTGCTGTCATTATCTGTCTTGTATTTGCCAATTCAAGTGCAAAGAAAAATGCTGAAGGCTGGGGTGCGATGAAATATCCACAACTTGTACTGGGTATGATTGCCATTCTTGCTTATGTAGGGGTGGAAGTTGCCATTGGAAGTAACCTGGGCGAGCTTTTAAGCCTGCCGGAATTTGGAGGTCATCAGTCATCTGATCTTGCTCCTTATATTTCCATGTATTGGGGAAGCTTAATGATTGGAAGATGGACAGGTGCCATTGCTGTTTTCAACCTTAATAAGCAACAACAAACCATTGCAACCATCATTGTCCCTTTTATTGCTTTTTCAGTAATTATCGGGATTAATACGATTGCTCAAAAAGATATGTCACACCTTTATTTCTATGCAATCTGCGTGGCTATTCAGGTGATATTATTCCTGATCAGTAAAAATAAGCCTGCTGTAACCTTAATTATTTTTGGATTATTTGGAACCGCAGCGATGATTACAGGATTATTAACAACAGGAAATGTTGCCATTTATGCATTCCTTTCCGGAGGTCTTGCCTGCAGTATTATGTGGCCATCTATTTTCACCTTAGCGATTACCGGATTAGGAAAATATACCGCTCAGGGGTCAGCCTTCCTTGTGATGATGATTCTTGGAGGAGGTATTATTCCGCCGCTTCAGGGTAAGCTTTCTGATATCATCGGTATCCACAGTTCATATGTAATTCCTGTATTGTGCTTTGTGTACATTACATTATTTGCTTATTTGGCTAAAAAATCCTTATTTAGACAAGGAATTAATGTTGACGTTTTAGAATCCGAAGGTGCTCACTAA